In Drosophila innubila isolate TH190305 chromosome 2R unlocalized genomic scaffold, UK_Dinn_1.0 1_C_2R, whole genome shotgun sequence, the following are encoded in one genomic region:
- the LOC117782890 gene encoding programmed cell death protein 2, with protein MDVDLGFAEEPTSAAWLSNRYFPSKLGGRPAWLELEALPSTAQLQCKKCQSQKAFLCQLYAAYEDEFNFHRSIYVFVCRNADCQQANKAENFTVLRSQLPLKNKFYSEQEPSEDGDPLPAIPSMKKLCAACGCFAPHTCSRCKEINYCSAGHQRAHWKQHKPYCGALKAATISDTTLPEVAFPEYEIVMERDSASEVAEKDEAVCLAEYEELSASGKTGELNDVSEKELDKYFGNAEATEDKAFKRFKKQTAAEPEQIVRYKRGGEPLWIANTADTIESQLQKLPSCSHCQGPLQFEFQIMPQMLVPLKDDSLDWGVVAVYTCARSCNISGYVEEHIIKQDIIAAAEEQN; from the exons ATGGATGTTGATTTAGGATTTGCTGAGGAGCCTACCAGCGCCGCCTGGCTCAGCAATCGCTACTTTCCCAGCAAATTGGGAGGCCGACCTGCCTGGCTGGAGCTGGAAGCACTGCCGAGCACAGCTCAGTTGCAGTGTAAAAAGTGTCAATCACAAAAAGCTTTCCTCTGCCAATTGTATGCAGCCTACGAGGATGAGTTCAATTTCCATCGCAGCATTTACGTGTTTGTGTGTCGCAATGCCGACTGTCAGCAGGCCAACAAGGCAGA GAACTTTACAGTGCTGCGCTCGCAGCTGCCCTTGAAAAACAAGTTCTACTCGGAGCAGGAGCCTTCGGAGGATGGAGATCCCTTA CCAGCTATACCCAGTATGAAAAAACTGTGTGCTGCTTGTGGCTGCTTTGCCCCGCACACCTGCAGCCGCTGTAAGGAGATCAACTACTGCTCCGCAGGACACCAGCGAGCACACTGGAAGCAACATAAGCCATACTGTGGAGCCTTAAAGGCAGCTACTATATCCGACACGACGCTGCCAGAAGTTGCATTTCCTGAATATGAAATAGTTATGGAGCGTGATTCAGCAAGTGAAGTAGCTGAAAAGGATGAAGCGGTGTGTCTGGCGGAATATGAGGAGCTCTCGGCCAGCGGCAAAACGGGTGAACTCAACGATGTCTCCGAAAAAGAACTGGATAAATACTTTGGCAATGCGGAAGCTACAGAAGACAAAGCCTTCAAGCGGTTCAAAAAGCAAACGGCAGCTGAGCCCGAGCAGATTGTGCGATACAAGCGCGGAGGAGAACCGCTATGGATAGCCAACACTGCGGATACCATTGAAAGTCAGCTACAGAAGCTGCCCAGCTGCAGTCACTGTCAGGGACCACTTCAGTTCGAGTTCCAAATAATGCCACAAATGCTGGTGCCGCTCAAGGACGACAGCTTGGATTGGGGCGTTGTGGCAGTCTATACCTGTGCCCGCAGTTGCAACATCAGCGGCTACGTGGAGGAGCATATAATCAAACAGGACATTATTGCAGCAGCTGAAGAACAGAACTGA
- the LOC117782888 gene encoding protein tamozhennic, with product MSRHANMSDFVPCVIQQDLWEEILRRHWTFLETEESIKKLEDRKKLEVCLKEFLCVVSHDRKFFLPETGQVLRNTVCELNEFTAQNAIVGFEAISQYANNLFTKPWRKEFRMLKTYSGSYQHEVESNLIDADRLFLAMGYHRIAEDTFVLEGPICPDQVTNVSRDAMIAYVECQIMKHIYAGLSAAGFSCSWQDIFHYRERHVGGVTQTIKEMAYRLHEKRLRKEQQQQQLLSTPENTYSNLTPNRCDNCVTEKSPMPSACALHGQSNNNPNSCALHHSANQPPAPPTNLNCMYPHPQSTAALMTHSRSLEHYQEPHASLPHRHSFDQHPKDCAALHPQGHLYEAPYDCLDGLSMGSSASYAAVAGAYNAPGNRYPLPYNISSQLNAQYATPLDGYANAEHNNANVYASIGKPTTTTVPHSCGYHGGNQVTAPPRQASNVAAMAAMQHRQSTYPPDQHLIDFDERAQLMQHDFNDPRLYEPRRGQSNMSRSQGTKHSMSSGVYVPPRDAVPLAYAGYDLPTTLPQPTPQDMYVYARPVPKSSRIRAPLETGETLTRQRNQLMDPKDNNRKATHKELRERISLTAGPADGRHQVRERDMNISDTTSYESPSLDEFTMLNSASPPLIPKVQEGVGSFESWNYVFKNLERSGYSKDLGDREDLLVQSLDLDSLTLANGGTATAADKRRPETHSQPANVEKSRTLEKKRETRVVQAPPPTPAPNSSHAGVKKVKSALKTATIDNRASGSNARTGTGRTRSSGTGAVAKQPPPVSTQLIVTSPNEWSCRFCTFLNPDTKRICEMCCRSKDFNLEAAANVSQHASSTCV from the exons ATGTCACGCCACGCCAACATGTCGGACTTTGTACCCTGCGTTATACAGCAAGATCTATGGGAGGAGATACTCCGGCGGCACTGGACGTTCCTCGAGACGGAGGAGAGCATCAAGAAGCTCGAGGATCGCAAAAAGCTAGAAG TCTGTCTAAAGGAGTTCCTTTGTGTGGTGTCGCACGACCGCAAATTCTTTTTGCCGGAGACGGGGCAAGTGCTCCGGAATACCGTCTGCGAGTTGAATGAGTTTACGGCACAGAATGCAATCGTTGGCTTTGAGGCCATCAGTCAGTATGCCAACAATCTGTTCACCAAGCCCTGGCGCAAGGAATTTCGCATGCTGAAA ACATACTCTGGCTCATATCAGCATGAAGTTGAATCAAATTTGATAGATGCCGATAGGCTGTTCCTGGCCATGGGCTATCATCGCATTGCCGAGGATACGTTTGTCTTGGAGGGACCCATATGTCCGGATCAGGTGACGAACGTCTCTCGAGATGCCATGATCGCCTACGTCGAGTGCCAGATAATGAAGCACATTTACGCGGGACTGAGTGCCGCCGGCTTTAGCTGCAGCTGGCAGGATATATTCCATTATCGGGAGCGACACGTGGGCGGGGTAACGCAGACCATCAAGGAGATGGCATATAGACTGCACGAGAAGCGGCTGCGtaaggagcagcaacagcaacaactgctcAGCACGCCGGAGAATACGTATAGCAATCTGACGCCCAATCGTTGTGACAATTGCGTGACGGAAAAGTCTCCGATGCCGTCTGCCTGTGCACTGCATGGACAGAGTAATAACAATCCCAATAGTTGTGCATTGCATCACTCTGCCAATCAACCGCCCGCCCCGCCCACGAATCTCAATTGCATGTATCCGCATCCGCAGTCGACGGCAGCATTGATGACGCATTCACGCAGCCTGGAGCATTATCAGGAGCCGCATGCATCGCTGCCGCATCGCCATTCGTTTGATCAGCATCCCAAAGACTGTGCTGCACTGCATCCACAGGGACATTTGTATGAAGCACCCTACGATTGCCTTGATGGCCTCAGCATGGGCAGCTCCGCTTCCTATGCAGCTGTTGCCGGTGCCTACAATGCTCCTGGCAATCGTTATCCTCTGCCCTACAATATCTCCAGTCAACTAAATGCACAatatgccacgccccttgATGGCTATGCCAATGCCGAGCATAATAATGCCAATGTGTATGCCAGCATTGGCAAaccgacaacgacaacagtgCCGCATAGTTGTGGCTATCATGGTGGCAACCAGGTGACGGCTCCCCCCCGACAGGCATCCAATGTGGCAGCCATGGCGGCCATGCAGCACAGACAGAGCACATATCCGCCGGATCAGCATCTGATTGACTTCGATGAGCGGGCGCAGCTGATGCAGCACGACTTCAACGATCCGCGACTTTACGAACCGCGACGTGGTCAGTCAAACATGTCACGCAGCCAGGGAACAAAGCACAGCATGAGCAGTGGCGTCTATGTGCCGCCACGAGATGCAGTTCCATTGGCTTATGCTGGCTACGATTTGCCAACGACTCTGCCGCAACCTACTCCCCAGGATATGTATGTCTATGCTCGACCCGTGCCCAAAAGCAGTCGCATTCGTGCTCCGCTGGAAACGGGAGAAACCTTAACGCGACAACGAAATCAATTGATG GATCCCAAGGACAATAATCGCAAAGCGACGCACAAGGAATTGAGGGAGCGTATTAGTCTGACAGCTGGCCCAGCAGACGGTCGTCATCAGGTTAGAGAGCGTGATATGAATATCTCCGACACGACGAGCTATGAATCACCCAGTTTGGATGAATTCACAATGCTGAACAGCGCATCGCCGCCGCTTATACCCAAAGTGCAGGAAGGTGTTGGCAGTTTCGAGTCCTGGAACTATGTGTTTAAGAATCTCGAACGCTCTGGCTACTCAAAGGATCTGGGAGATCGTGAGGATTTACTAGTGCAGAGCTTGGATCTAGACTCACTGACATTGGCCAATGGCGGAACTGCAACTGCCGCCGACAAGCGACGGCCCGAGACGCACAGTCAACCGGCAAATGTGGAAAAGTCACGAACGCTGGAGAAGAAACGTGAGACGCGTGTGGTGCAAGCGCCGCCACCGACGCCAGCTCCAAACAGCAGTCATGCTGGTGTTAAGAAAGTTAAGTCCGCATTGAAGACAGCCACAATTGATAATCGAGCAAGTGGCTCCAATGCCAGAACTGGAACTGGACGCACTCGGAGCAGTGGAACCGGCGCTGTGGCCAAACAACCGCCTCCCGTGTCCACGCAATTGATTGTAACGAGTCCAAACGAATGGAGTTGTCGTTTCTGCACATTTCTCAATCCAGATACAAAGCGCATCTGCGAGATGTGCTGTCGCAGCAAGGATTTCAATCTAGAGGCAGCGGCGAATGTATCGCAGCATGCCTCATCCACCTGCGTCTAG
- the LOC117784586 gene encoding venom allergen 3-like, translated as MRQLGLLLLLILLLLLLQLGQKLGTAYNYCYNPLHVCNKKGLKHFICEDHVPYLNKTKYVATIPDTLRFREFILSYYNKYRNLVAGGYLTTLQNKTFKPASRMRELIWDLELAYTARLHAETVSFKHSACRSVARFPYAGECIGIVQSYKHRRSLADILDLTIRFMFESYMEVQDPDRLITQFRIPEDMPLGQFTMLVSDRVSRVGCGFVVAKDCNLKDIPGFCYMMTCHYDFINLGNSYTYLTGEPASNCSDWNTFPSRSYTNLCHNTGEIFPYS; from the exons ATGAGGCAGCTTGGATTACTACTGTTGTTAATCCTGCTCTTGCTCCTGTTGCAGCTGGGGCAGAAACTGGGCACCGCCTACAACTATTGCTACAATCCGTTGCatgtttgtaataaaaaagGCCTTAAGCATTTCATATGCGAAGATCAC GTTCCATATCTAAACAAGACCAAATACGTGGCCACTATACCAGATACACTGCGATTTCGTGAATTTATCCTTTCCTATTACAATAAATATCGCAATCTAGTCGCCGGCGGATACTTGACTACACTGCAGAACAAGACATTCAAACCCGCTTCTCGAATGCGTGAACTTATCTGGGATTTGGAACTCGCATACACGGCACGTTTACACGCAGAAACGGTTTCTTTCAAGCATTCGGCATGTAGATCCGTCGCGCGATTTCCCTATGCTGGGGAATGCATAGGAATTGTTCAATCCTATAAACATCGTCGTTCCCTTGCCGATATACTGGACCTTACGATCAGGTTTATGTTTGAGTCATATATGGAGGTTCAGGATCCTGATAGGCTGATAACACAATTTCGAATACCAGA gGACATGCCTTTGGGACAATTCACAATGCTCGTCAGCGATCGAGTCTCCCGTGTGGGCTGCGGTTTTGTTGTAGCAAAGGACTGTAATTTAAAGGATATACCAGG CTTTTGCTATATGATGACCTGCCATTATGACTTTATCAATCTGGGCaattcatatacatatttaacagGAGAACCAGCCAGCAACTGCTCAGATTGGAACACCTTTCCCAGCCGATCCTACACGAACCTTTGTCACAACACCGGCGAAATATTTCCCTATTCTT gA
- the LOC117785179 gene encoding antigen 5 like allergen Cul n 1-like, translating into MSLLPLIPLLLLLLSLLHLNNAFNYCNNGSHYCNVNGMKHFVCQLDDELHPLYEKAKFVGLVPDTIKLRNIFLQYHNSYRNKLAGGSLITNNNMTFKSASRMRELIWDEELAYTARLHAATVSFKHSLCRSVLRFPFAGECLGLVFASRGRRRIADILDLTLQAMFEEYLEAEDPDEVINSFDAQKHYDLGHFTVIVSDRVSRVGCALAAATDCEKETTDGYCHFLTCHYDFTNMASSYVYRTGESASKCNTWKTSPSKEHTNLCTNSGEIFPEDHGENESKLQGRILKF; encoded by the exons ATGAGTCTGCTGCCCTTGATTcctttgctgctgttgctgctctccCTGTTGCACCTGAATAATGCATTCAATTATTGCAATAATGGTTCACATTATTGCAATGTGAATGGAATGAAGCATTTTGTGTGCCAACTGGATGACGAACTG CATCCGTTGTATGAAAAGGCCAAGTTTGTGGGTCTTGTACCAGATACCATAAAATTGCGTAACATCTTTTTGCAGTATCACAATTCATATCGGAATAAACTGGCTGGCGGTTCGTTGATCACGAATAACAATATGACCTTCAAATCGGCCTCTCGAATGCGTGAACTGATCTGGGATGAGGAACTCGCTTACACGGCACGTTTACACGCTGCAACTGTCTCGTTCAAGCATTCATTATGTCGTTCCGTGCTGCGCTTTCCATTTGCCGGTGAGTGTTTGGGTTTGGTATTTGCCAGTCGAGGACGTCGTCGCATTGCCGATATATTGGACCTCACGCTGCAGGCCATGTTTGAAGAGTATCTAGAGGCTGAAGATCCCGATGAGGTCATCAACAGTTTTGATGCCCAAAA GCACTATGATTTGGGACATTTTACGGTCATTGTTAGTGATCGTGTCTCACGCGTCGGTTGCGCTCTGGCTGCGGCCACTGATTGTGAAAAGGAGACTACAGACGG TTACTGCCATTTTCTGACCTGTCATTATGATTTTACCAATATGGCCAGTTCGTATGTATATCGAACAGGCGAATCGGCCAGCAAGTGTAATACATGGAAGACTTCCCCCAGCAAAGAACATACGAATCTTTGCACAAATTCTGGCGAAATATTTCCCGAG GATCATGGCGAGAACGAGAGCAAACTCCAAGGTcgcattttaaagttttaa
- the LOC117785178 gene encoding myb-like protein AA encodes MAPFKLKFRMGSSRSTSTSQEHDPDPTVNEALLGTQQQQQQEQEQQQQQQQAVGASSSTIDSVDCNSLGSMSERKLLLPPNPTKTGNNTNSLRMGYVNPSRTPCINEAPSVDSNNLPTTPPPTYEYVLEENTRFSQHQQHQQRQLSSEQSATPNQNSRRSSANSSRQSAAHLSAALEQMTLNDGRNSNSNSNDSDNDSDIGIDIDIDIDSNDICNDPDCQQNYNNSNCGNRQRRNNNNNNNNQNSNNNNHDNNENAGDQVEEQVEQAQRSHNNIDGIHITSELEPHSDHEESTLSVNEFLLETEMASARDKDYATCSDGNDGQQPCTDEQCTQCTEQAANIGNESEEDGEEPSTSNAAHHNFYDPLLNRYGNESGCSNGSGTDCNEACCASGSLSGSVASRSRRGRRQQLQQQQQQQQQEQNCLLTPEMMSNKTSKEIYKDLAKQWGITCKMSESCRCMDCQSHYFHCDYDDNEHQKTDGGLGAGTPMFISEVMHGSGCQIL; translated from the exons ATGGCACCGTTTAAACTCAAGTTTCGCATGGGCAGCTCGCGTAGTACGAGCACATCGCAAGAGCATGATCCGGATCCGACTGTGAATGAGGCACTTTTGGGcacccaacagcaacaacaacaggaacaggagcaacagcaacaacagcaacaggcagTTGGTGCCAGCAGCTCGACAATTGATTCAGTTGATTGCAACAGTCTCGGTTCGATGAGCGAACGGAAGTTGTTGCTTCCCCCGAATCCAACTAAGACaggcaacaacaccaacagttTGCGTATGG GGTATGTTAATCCGAGTCGCACTCCGTGCATCAACGAAGCTCCTTCCGTGGATAGCAACAACTTGCCGACAACCCCGCCGCCCACTTATGAGTACGTGCTAGAAGAG AATACACGATTCtcgcagcatcagcagcatcagcagcgaCAGCTGTCGTCGGAGCAGAGTGCCACGCCCAATCAGAACAGTCGTCGCAGCTCGGCGAACAGCTCGCGGCAGAGCGCTGCTCATCTGAGCGCCGCTTTGGAGCAGATGACCCTCAATGACGGgaggaacagcaacagcaacagcaacgataGCGACAACGACAGTGACATCGGCATTGACATCGATATCGACATCGATAGCAACGATATTTGCAACGATCCCGATTGCCAGCAgaattacaacaacagcaactgtggcAATCGACAACggcgcaacaacaataacaacaacaacaaccaaaatagcaacaacaacaatcacgacaacaacgagaacGCCGGCGATCAAGTGGAGGAGCAAGTGGAACAGGCGCAGAGAagccacaacaacatcgacgGCATCCACATCACATCCGAGCTGGAGCCGCACAGCGATCACGAGGAGAGCACGCTGAGCGTCAACGAGTTTCTCCTGGAAACCGAAATGGCCTCCGCCCGTGACAAGGATTATGCCACCTGCAGCGATGGCAATGACGGCCAACAACCGTGCACCGATGAGCAGTGCACCCAGTGCACCGAGCAGGCGGCCAACATTGGAAATGAGTCCGAAGAGGATGGCGAGGAACCCTCCACCAGCAATGCAGCTCATCACAATTTCTACGATCCTCTCCTGAATCGATATGGCAATGAAT CTGGCTGCTCCAATGGCTCGGGAACGGACTGCAACGAGGCATGTTGTGCATCGGGTTCGTTATCTGGTTCGGTTGCCTCACGATCACGTCGCGGACGCCgccaacagttgcagcagcaacaacagcaacagcagcaggaacagaACTGCCTTTTGACACCCGAGATGATGAGCAACAAGACATCCAAGGAGATTTACAAGGATCTGGCCAAACAGTGGGGCATCACATGCAAAATGTCCGAAAGCTGCCGCTGCATGGACTGTCAGAGTCATTATTTCCATTGCGACTATGATGAT AACGAGCATCAGAAAACGGATGGCGGATTAGGAGCTGGCACACCAATGTTTATCAGCGAAGTAATGCATGGATCTGGCTGCCagatattgtaa
- the LOC117785104 gene encoding uncharacterized protein LOC117785104 isoform X1 has product MSLEISNSFGFTCKVLKKQCDSTQINQWAACGLEDLLKCLNAKEKLLLAKYFCQLPLNFGSFRVLRQLQHRRILTATEYICSIRDEEQLQLILIEFLQSEHDLLSNLFISAHYDSLNTIRLQNMLETALRNLFVALSGNPKICNLNYVEPLSKSLPADVLINVCLEMHLSILLELHEVEDVSLAFQHFSTWINEGVDELTFVKCITEKLLGRHQQEALNYLFKLSTAINLKHWKFYLILVQSIASSSNEETISFIKKYLKNRLQHVASLGCQFSLLHLLLTARAAAATTMSIQQNLDNYAQWYKQNIGEMSYVLGNEQFQIVLNILDDSVHYEQEIDYLEIHAAIAISPGGKLVQAYKTKCKAHLSRLKAASKQKNYR; this is encoded by the exons ATGAGTCTGGAAATTAGCAACAGTTTTGGATTTACTTGCAAG gtattaaaaaaacaatgtgaTAGCACACAGATTAATCAATGGGCTGCCTGCGGTCTTGAAGATCTACTTAAATGTTTAAACGCAAAGGAAAAG cttttgttGGCCAAGTACTTTTGTCAATTGCCATTAAATTTTGGCAGCTTTCGTGTGTTGCGCCAGTTGCAACATCGAAGAATTCTCACAGCCACCGAATACATTTGCAg CATTAGGGATGAAGAGCAGCTGCAATTGATATTAATTGAGTTTCTACAAAGTGAACATGATTTATTGTCGAATCTGTTTATTTCGGCTCATTATG aCTCATTAAATACCATTCGATTGCAAAATATGCTTGAAACTGCATTGCGAAATCTATTTGTCGCTCTCTCTGGCAATCCCAAGATCTGTAATCTAAACTACGTGGAACCCTTAAGCAAATCTTTACCAG CTGATGTATTAATCAATGTTTGCCTGGAAATGCATTTGAGCATTTTGCTGGAGTTGCATGAGGTTGAGGATGTAAGCCTGGCATTTCAACACTTTAGCACATGGATTAACGAGGGCGTCGATGAACTTACATTTGTCAAATGCATAACAGAAAAA CTTCTTGGCAGACATCAACAGGAGGCTCTTAACTATCTATTTAAACTGTCAACAGCGATTAACTTAAAACATTGGAAGTTTTATCTTATTTTGGTGCAGTCCATAGCCAGCTCAAGCAACGAAGAAACAATCTCATTTATAAAGA aatacCTTAAGAATCGTTTGCAGCATGTAGCCAGTTTGGGCTGTCAGTTCTCCTTGTTGCATCTACTACTCACTGCTCGTGCTGCGGCGGCAACTACAATGAGTATACAACAGAATCTGGATAACTATGCCCAGTGGTACAAGCAGAATATTGGCGAAATGTCATATGTGCTTGGCAACGAGCAATTTCAAATTGTGCTTAATATTTTGGATGACTCTGTGCATTACGAACAGGAAATTGATTATCTTGAG ATTCATGCAGCAATTGCCATTTCTCCAGGTGGCAAGCTTGTGCAGGCCTACAAAACCAAATGCAAGGCGCATTTGTCCCGATTAAAAGCTGCTAGCAAACAGAAAAATTACagataa
- the LOC117785104 gene encoding uncharacterized protein LOC117785104 isoform X2, whose product MIYCRICLFRLIMICNLNYVEPLSKSLPADVLINVCLEMHLSILLELHEVEDVSLAFQHFSTWINEGVDELTFVKCITEKLLGRHQQEALNYLFKLSTAINLKHWKFYLILVQSIASSSNEETISFIKKYLKNRLQHVASLGCQFSLLHLLLTARAAAATTMSIQQNLDNYAQWYKQNIGEMSYVLGNEQFQIVLNILDDSVHYEQEIDYLEIHAAIAISPGGKLVQAYKTKCKAHLSRLKAASKQKNYR is encoded by the exons ATGATTTATTGTCGAATCTGTTTATTTCGGCTCATTATG ATCTGTAATCTAAACTACGTGGAACCCTTAAGCAAATCTTTACCAG CTGATGTATTAATCAATGTTTGCCTGGAAATGCATTTGAGCATTTTGCTGGAGTTGCATGAGGTTGAGGATGTAAGCCTGGCATTTCAACACTTTAGCACATGGATTAACGAGGGCGTCGATGAACTTACATTTGTCAAATGCATAACAGAAAAA CTTCTTGGCAGACATCAACAGGAGGCTCTTAACTATCTATTTAAACTGTCAACAGCGATTAACTTAAAACATTGGAAGTTTTATCTTATTTTGGTGCAGTCCATAGCCAGCTCAAGCAACGAAGAAACAATCTCATTTATAAAGA aatacCTTAAGAATCGTTTGCAGCATGTAGCCAGTTTGGGCTGTCAGTTCTCCTTGTTGCATCTACTACTCACTGCTCGTGCTGCGGCGGCAACTACAATGAGTATACAACAGAATCTGGATAACTATGCCCAGTGGTACAAGCAGAATATTGGCGAAATGTCATATGTGCTTGGCAACGAGCAATTTCAAATTGTGCTTAATATTTTGGATGACTCTGTGCATTACGAACAGGAAATTGATTATCTTGAG ATTCATGCAGCAATTGCCATTTCTCCAGGTGGCAAGCTTGTGCAGGCCTACAAAACCAAATGCAAGGCGCATTTGTCCCGATTAAAAGCTGCTAGCAAACAGAAAAATTACagataa
- the LOC117785105 gene encoding copper chaperone for superoxide dismutase yields MQIAMSAIKIEFAVKIRKDDTKCVDSLQRALEGMGHIEIDPTEGRVVIQTTAPWSEVQDKIESTGRQAVLSGFGGQSAVALINTTGCVVDKTPVQGAVRFTTIGAHQAGVVVDGVVDGLEPGLHGFHIHESGDVSEGCASVGGHYNPRKSPHGSPDAAASERHAGDLGNIRADETGRATFRFVDPVLEMWDIIGRSVVITANADDMGRGANAQSLIDGNSGDRIACGIIARSAGILQNFKRICACDGVTLWDERNKPLAGKERSQKL; encoded by the exons ATGCAAATTGCGATGAGCGCAATTAAG ATTGAGTTTGCAGTTAAAATAAGGAAAGACGACACAAAATGCGTGGACAGCCTGCAACGTGCACTGGAGGGCATGGGTCACATTGAAATAGACCCAACCGAGGGTCGTGTGGTCATACAGACAACAGCACCGTGGTCTGAAGTGCAGGACAAAATCGAAAGCACAGGTCGACAGGCAGTGCTATCTGGATTCGGAGGTCAATCGGCGGTTGCCCTTATCAATACAACTGGATGCGTTGTTGACAAGACTCCTGTGCAGGGCGCAGTGCGATTTACAACAATTGGCGCACATCAGGCGGGCGTTGTTGTGGACGGCGTAGTGGATGGATTGGAGCCGGGACTACATGGTTTTCATATTCACGAAAGCGGTGATGTATCTGAGGGCTGTGCATCAGTTGGCGGCCACTACAATCCACGCAAATCTCCACATGGCAGTCCAGATGCAGCTGCATCGGAGCGACATGCCGGCGATTTGGGCAACATACGTGCCGATGAAACTGGACGTGCAACATTCCGCTTCGTAGATCCCGTTCTGGAAATGTGGGACATCATTGGCAGATCTGTTGTCATTACAGCCAATGCCGATGACATGGGACGCGGGGCAAACGCACAGAGTCTTATCGATGGCAACTCGGGTGATAG GATTGCTTGTGGCATTATAGCGCGTTCAGCTGGAATACTACAGAATTTTAAGAGAATCTGCGCCTGTGATGGAGTAACACTTTGGGATGAACGGAACAAACCGCTGGCGGGCAAGGAACGTTCTCAAAAACTgtga